A stretch of Christensenellaceae bacterium DNA encodes these proteins:
- a CDS encoding sugar ABC transporter ATP-binding protein has translation MNKTVIKRLLRYLKPYRGFLVFAVISAVVNVAMTLWAPVLIGRAVDLVVGRGNVDFAGIVPILLTLGVAIGLSVLFQWLMTLCTNQATYRTVRDLRIDIFNKLTKVPLRTIDGRAHGDLISRVVNDIDQISDGLLQGFAQLFTGVVTIVGTLLFMLSISIPIALVVILVTPLSFFVASFIAKRSFNMFRKQAEVRGEIGAYVEEMVGNQKVVKAFGYEDKAQKQFEEINGRLYYFGLRSQFYSSLTNPCTRFVNAIVYAAVGIAGALSSIGGGISIGQLSSFLIYANQYTKPFNEISGVVTELQNAFASARRVFEILDEPEETPDSPDAVVLKTSEGRVSLENVSFSYTPDRKLIEGLSLVTKSGERVAIVGPTGSGKTTIINLLMRFYDVDKGTISIDGTDIRTITRDSMRSMYGMVLQETWLFAGSVRDNIAYGKPQATEDEIIAAAKAAHAHGFIMRLENGYDTIIAEDGGNISQGQKQLLCIARVMLVRPPMLILDEATSSIDTRTEMQIQRAFEKLMEGRTSFVVAHRLSTIREADLILVMKDGHIVEQGTHRKLLEKNGFYARLYNSQFEKEE, from the coding sequence ATGAACAAGACGGTGATCAAACGCTTGCTTAGATATTTAAAGCCGTACCGCGGATTCCTGGTATTTGCGGTGATCAGCGCGGTCGTCAACGTAGCGATGACCTTATGGGCACCCGTGTTGATCGGCCGGGCGGTCGATCTGGTCGTGGGGCGGGGAAATGTCGATTTTGCGGGGATTGTACCGATTTTATTGACGCTGGGCGTAGCAATCGGGCTATCTGTCTTATTCCAGTGGCTGATGACGCTATGCACGAATCAGGCAACCTACAGGACGGTCCGCGACCTGCGTATCGATATTTTCAATAAGCTGACAAAAGTTCCTCTGCGGACGATTGACGGCAGGGCGCACGGGGACCTGATCAGCAGGGTAGTCAACGACATTGACCAGATTTCAGACGGACTGCTGCAAGGCTTTGCGCAGCTTTTTACAGGCGTTGTGACGATCGTGGGAACGCTGCTCTTTATGCTGTCCATCAGCATACCTATCGCCCTGGTGGTGATTTTGGTCACGCCGCTCTCTTTCTTTGTGGCGTCCTTTATTGCCAAGCGTTCTTTTAACATGTTCCGCAAGCAGGCGGAAGTGCGCGGCGAGATCGGCGCATACGTGGAGGAAATGGTCGGCAACCAGAAAGTCGTAAAGGCGTTCGGATATGAGGATAAGGCGCAAAAGCAGTTTGAAGAAATCAACGGCAGGCTTTATTATTTTGGCCTCCGTTCACAATTTTATTCCTCTCTGACCAATCCGTGCACGCGGTTTGTCAACGCAATCGTATATGCGGCGGTGGGCATTGCGGGGGCGCTGAGCTCGATTGGCGGCGGTATTTCTATCGGGCAATTGTCAAGCTTCCTGATTTATGCCAACCAATACACCAAGCCGTTTAACGAAATATCCGGCGTAGTGACGGAGCTGCAAAATGCGTTTGCATCCGCAAGGCGGGTATTTGAGATACTCGACGAACCGGAAGAAACACCGGACAGTCCGGATGCGGTGGTACTGAAAACCAGCGAAGGCAGGGTAAGCCTTGAAAACGTATCCTTTTCGTATACGCCTGACCGAAAGCTGATCGAGGGACTCAGCCTGGTTACGAAATCGGGCGAACGGGTGGCGATCGTAGGCCCGACAGGAAGCGGCAAGACGACGATCATCAATCTGCTGATGCGGTTTTATGATGTGGACAAGGGAACGATCAGTATTGACGGAACGGATATTAGGACCATCACGCGCGACAGTATGCGGAGCATGTACGGGATGGTGCTGCAGGAAACGTGGCTGTTTGCCGGAAGCGTGCGCGATAACATCGCCTATGGAAAACCGCAGGCAACGGAAGATGAAATCATTGCCGCCGCCAAAGCGGCGCATGCGCATGGATTTATCATGCGCCTTGAAAACGGTTACGACACCATTATTGCAGAGGACGGGGGCAATATCTCGCAAGGGCAAAAGCAGCTCTTGTGTATCGCGCGCGTTATGCTCGTAAGGCCGCCTATGCTGATCCTGGACGAAGCGACGAGCAGCATAGACACGCGTACGGAAATGCAAATACAAAGGGCGTTTGAAAAGCTGATGGAGGGGCGGACGAGCTTTGTGGTGGCGCACCGCCTGTCGACGATCCGCGAGGCGGACCTGATCCTTGTCATGAAAGACGGACATATCGTAGAGCAGGGAACGCATCGAAAGCTGCTGGAAAAAAACGGGTTTTACGCGCGGCTTTACAACAGTCAGTTTGAAAAAGAAGAATAA
- a CDS encoding transposase: MQEEITQKTLALCVETGKMTAQLLQQAMKKVLADMEKNKNDPQLRHGKQTLRQLMKHGAGVSNIEITDQNIKAFSATAKKYGIDFALKKDTTGEIPRYLVFFKGRDADAVTAAFREFSAKNLAKEKKPSIRKRLTKAKEQTKRQELERGEKVKNRDRGLER; this comes from the coding sequence TTGCAGGAAGAAATCACGCAGAAAACCCTTGCGCTTTGTGTGGAGACCGGAAAAATGACCGCCCAGCTCTTGCAGCAGGCCATGAAGAAGGTGCTGGCGGATATGGAAAAGAACAAGAATGATCCTCAACTCCGGCACGGCAAGCAGACCCTCCGGCAGCTTATGAAGCATGGGGCCGGCGTGTCCAATATCGAGATCACGGATCAGAATATCAAGGCGTTCTCCGCCACGGCGAAGAAGTACGGCATCGACTTTGCCCTGAAAAAAGATACCACCGGGGAGATCCCCCGCTACCTGGTGTTCTTCAAGGGCAGGGACGCCGACGCGGTGACGGCGGCCTTCCGCGAGTTCTCCGCAAAGAATCTGGCGAAGGAGAAAAAGCCCTCCATCCGCAAACGGCTGACCAAGGCCAAGGAGCAGACGAAGCGGCAGGAGCTGGAGCGGGGCGAGAAGGTCAAAAACAGGGACCGGGGGCTGGAACGATGA
- a CDS encoding conjugal transfer protein TraG, which yields MTEKLKKALLPNFPYLLFAWLFDKLCQAVRLSPGADASEKLLRIAQGFTEAFASLWLSLHPLDLLLGVAGAALVRLAVYLKAKNAKKYRRGVEYGSARWGRPEDIAPYIDPVPDWNIPLTRTESLTMTSRPKDPKTARNKNILVIGGSGSGKTRFFVKPSLLQMHSSYVVTDPKGQLLRETGKLLAHGGPKRDENGKPVRDKHGKVVYEPYRIKVLNTINFSKSMKYNPLAYVRSEKDILKLVNVIIANTKGDGEKSSEDFWIKAERLLYCALIGYIWYEAEPEEKNLITLLELINACEAREDDETYKSPVDILFDELAQAQPEHFAVKQYVKFKMAAGKTLKSILVSCGARLSPFDIKELRDIMTEDELELDTMGDRKTALFLIMSDTDTTFNFVIAMLQSQLFNLLCDKADDFYNGRLPVHVRCLLDEFANIGQIPNFDKLIATIRSREISASIILQSQSQLKTIYKDAADTIVGNCDVTLFLGGKEKSTLKEISELLGKETIDSLNQSENRGAQTSHGLSYQKLGKELMTQDEIAVMDGGKCILQLRGVRPFFSDKYDLTKHPRYKYLSDADKKNVFDVERYMKRRPAIVKPDEPFDMYELSAKDLTDEPDNNSTKRKET from the coding sequence ATGACGGAAAAGCTGAAAAAGGCCCTGCTGCCGAACTTTCCGTATCTGCTGTTCGCCTGGCTCTTTGACAAGCTCTGTCAGGCGGTCCGGCTCTCACCGGGGGCGGACGCTTCGGAAAAGCTGCTTCGTATCGCCCAGGGCTTCACCGAGGCCTTCGCCTCCCTCTGGCTCAGCCTGCATCCTCTGGACCTGCTGCTGGGCGTTGCCGGGGCAGCGCTCGTCCGGCTGGCGGTGTACCTGAAAGCGAAAAACGCGAAGAAATATCGCCGTGGCGTTGAGTACGGCAGCGCGAGATGGGGCCGGCCGGAGGATATCGCGCCCTACATAGACCCCGTTCCCGATTGGAACATCCCTCTGACCCGGACGGAAAGCCTCACCATGACCAGCCGACCGAAGGATCCGAAAACGGCGAGAAACAAAAATATCCTGGTCATCGGCGGCTCCGGCAGCGGCAAGACAAGGTTCTTTGTCAAGCCGTCCCTGCTCCAAATGCACAGCTCCTATGTGGTCACCGATCCCAAAGGGCAGCTCCTTCGGGAGACGGGAAAACTCCTGGCGCATGGCGGGCCGAAGCGGGACGAGAACGGAAAGCCGGTACGGGATAAGCACGGCAAGGTCGTCTATGAGCCCTACCGCATCAAGGTCCTGAACACCATCAACTTTTCCAAGAGCATGAAATATAATCCGCTGGCCTATGTGCGCTCCGAGAAGGATATCCTCAAGCTGGTCAATGTCATCATCGCCAACACGAAGGGCGACGGCGAAAAATCCTCCGAAGATTTTTGGATCAAGGCCGAACGCCTGTTATACTGCGCCCTGATCGGCTACATCTGGTATGAGGCGGAGCCGGAGGAAAAAAACCTCATCACCCTGCTGGAGCTCATCAACGCCTGCGAGGCCAGAGAGGACGACGAGACCTATAAAAGCCCAGTGGATATCCTCTTTGACGAGCTGGCGCAGGCGCAGCCGGAGCACTTCGCCGTCAAGCAATATGTCAAGTTCAAAATGGCGGCCGGCAAGACACTCAAAAGTATTTTGGTGAGCTGCGGCGCCCGCCTGTCTCCCTTCGATATCAAGGAGCTGCGGGACATTATGACGGAGGATGAATTGGAGCTTGACACGATGGGCGACCGGAAAACGGCGCTGTTCCTCATTATGAGCGATACGGATACCACCTTCAATTTCGTCATCGCCATGCTGCAAAGCCAGCTTTTCAACCTGCTCTGCGACAAGGCGGACGACTTCTATAACGGGCGGCTGCCTGTCCATGTGCGGTGTCTCTTGGACGAGTTTGCCAACATCGGCCAGATACCGAACTTTGATAAGTTGATCGCCACCATCCGAAGCCGTGAGATATCGGCTTCTATTATTTTGCAGTCGCAAAGCCAGTTAAAGACCATCTACAAGGACGCGGCAGATACCATTGTCGGCAACTGCGACGTCACCTTGTTTTTGGGAGGCAAGGAGAAGTCCACGCTGAAAGAGATTTCGGAGCTGCTGGGCAAGGAGACCATCGACAGCCTGAACCAGTCCGAAAATCGCGGCGCGCAGACCTCTCACGGCCTCAGCTATCAGAAATTGGGAAAGGAGTTGATGACCCAGGACGAGATCGCGGTCATGGACGGCGGCAAGTGTATTTTGCAGCTTCGGGGCGTGCGCCCGTTTTTCAGCGACAAGTACGACCTGACAAAGCATCCCCGCTACAAATACCTGTCCGACGCCGACAAGAAGAACGTCTTTGACGTAGAACGGTACATGAAGCGCAGACCGGCCATCGTGAAGCCGGACGAGCCTTTCGATATGTACGAATTGAGCGCAAAAGACCTGACAGACGAACCCGACAACAATTCTACAAAACGAAAGGAAACATGA
- a CDS encoding conjugative transfer protein — protein MEFFNSAIDVLQTLVIALGGGLCVWGGINLLEGYGQDNPAAKSQGVKQLVAGGGVALIGVTLIPLLSGLLG, from the coding sequence ATGGAGTTCTTCAACAGTGCCATCGACGTATTACAGACCCTCGTGATCGCCCTGGGCGGCGGCCTTTGCGTGTGGGGCGGCATCAACCTTCTGGAAGGCTACGGCCAGGATAACCCCGCGGCCAAATCGCAGGGCGTCAAGCAGCTTGTCGCGGGCGGCGGCGTCGCCCTGATCGGCGTGACCCTGATCCCTCTGCTGTCCGGCCTGCTTGGCTGA
- a CDS encoding multidrug ABC transporter ATP-binding protein, with amino-acid sequence MWYNTDMQKLAKYLKNYKKEVILGPIFKLTEAVLELIVPLIMANIIDIGIKNNDSEYVWHMGGVMILLAAIGLTCALICQFFAAKASQGFGTDLRNTMFAHIGSLSHAEIDKLGTPSLVTRITNDINQLQVAVAMLIRLVIRAPFLVIGATVMAVIIDAQMSIIFLVAAVIVAVIVYLIMSRSVPFYRAIQKLLDRVSLLTRENLSGARVIRAFSKQEKEKKRFGETVDEQKEAAIRVGKISALLNPLTYLVINLGIVAIIWFGGGAVNTGHLEQGQIIALVNYMTQILLALIVVANLVVIFTKASASAARVNEVLDTQSSLNDDGNAFKEVSAKQGAPRIEFERVSFAYSGSGAQAALTDVSVRIYKGQTIGVIGGTGSGKSTFVNLIPRFYDATQGKVYVNGVDVRDYTFADLRGMIGIVPQRAVLFTGTIRDNMRWRDDRATDEEIIEALRVAQAWEFVGKMPQGLDTPILQGGQNLSGGQKQRLTIARALVGDPQILILDDSASALDFATDAALRKAIRQFGRGITVIMVSQRQATIRNADKIIVFDEGSVAGIGTHDELFETNEVYREICLSQLEKSEVG; translated from the coding sequence GTGTGGTATAATACAGATATGCAAAAGCTGGCAAAATACCTGAAAAACTACAAAAAAGAAGTCATACTGGGGCCGATATTCAAGCTGACGGAAGCGGTTCTTGAGCTGATTGTACCGCTGATTATGGCGAATATTATTGATATTGGCATTAAAAACAATGACAGCGAATACGTATGGCATATGGGCGGAGTGATGATACTGCTTGCGGCTATTGGCCTTACGTGCGCCCTCATCTGCCAGTTTTTTGCGGCCAAAGCCTCGCAAGGCTTTGGAACTGATCTTCGAAACACGATGTTTGCGCATATTGGAAGCCTATCGCATGCGGAAATCGATAAGCTGGGAACGCCCTCCTTAGTTACGCGCATTACCAATGACATCAACCAATTGCAGGTAGCCGTCGCGATGCTCATCCGCCTGGTGATCCGCGCGCCGTTTTTGGTAATCGGCGCAACGGTGATGGCGGTGATCATCGACGCGCAGATGTCCATTATTTTCCTCGTTGCCGCAGTGATTGTCGCGGTCATCGTATACCTGATCATGAGCCGCAGCGTACCTTTTTACCGCGCAATCCAGAAGCTTCTTGACAGAGTATCGCTACTAACGCGCGAAAACCTTTCGGGCGCGCGCGTCATACGCGCGTTTTCAAAACAGGAAAAAGAAAAGAAACGTTTTGGGGAAACGGTGGACGAGCAAAAGGAAGCGGCGATTCGTGTAGGGAAAATTTCGGCGCTGCTCAATCCTCTTACGTATCTGGTCATCAATTTAGGGATCGTGGCGATTATCTGGTTTGGCGGCGGCGCGGTAAATACAGGGCATTTGGAACAAGGACAGATTATAGCGCTCGTCAATTACATGACGCAGATCCTGCTGGCCTTAATCGTGGTGGCGAACCTGGTCGTTATTTTCACAAAGGCTTCGGCTTCGGCGGCGCGCGTCAATGAGGTGCTGGATACGCAAAGCTCGTTAAACGACGACGGGAACGCGTTTAAAGAGGTATCTGCAAAGCAGGGCGCTCCCAGGATCGAATTTGAACGGGTTTCGTTCGCATATAGCGGGAGCGGGGCCCAGGCGGCGCTGACGGACGTTTCGGTACGCATTTATAAAGGCCAGACCATCGGCGTGATCGGTGGTACGGGAAGCGGTAAGTCTACGTTTGTCAATCTGATTCCGCGTTTTTATGACGCAACCCAGGGAAAGGTGTACGTGAACGGAGTAGACGTACGGGATTATACCTTTGCTGATTTGCGGGGAATGATCGGGATTGTGCCCCAGCGCGCGGTGCTTTTCACGGGAACGATACGCGACAACATGCGCTGGCGCGACGATCGGGCGACGGATGAGGAAATCATCGAGGCGCTCAGAGTTGCGCAGGCCTGGGAATTTGTAGGAAAGATGCCGCAGGGGCTGGATACTCCTATATTACAGGGCGGGCAAAACCTGTCGGGCGGACAAAAACAGCGGCTTACGATTGCGCGGGCGCTGGTCGGCGATCCGCAGATTTTAATTCTGGACGACAGCGCGTCAGCCCTTGATTTTGCGACGGACGCGGCTTTAAGGAAAGCGATCCGGCAGTTTGGACGGGGGATTACGGTAATCATGGTTTCCCAGAGGCAGGCGACAATCAGAAATGCGGATAAGATTATCGTATTTGACGAAGGGAGCGTAGCCGGAATCGGTACGCATGACGAATTATTTGAAACGAACGAGGTTTACCGCGAGATATGCCTTTCCCAGCTTGAGAAAAGCGAGGTGGGCTAA
- a CDS encoding DNA methyltransferase has product MKKYKVIYADPPWAYKVWSKKGAGRSAESHYPTMDIAAIKALPVGELADKDCALFLWITFPMLREAWGVMDAWGFTFKTVAFVWIKQCRKSDGLFTGMGYWTRANAEICLLATRGRPKRAARDVKQVILSHVERHSQKPEEARRRIEALMGGRAPH; this is encoded by the coding sequence ATGAAAAAATACAAGGTCATCTACGCGGATCCGCCCTGGGCCTATAAGGTCTGGAGTAAGAAGGGCGCGGGACGCAGCGCCGAGAGCCATTACCCCACCATGGACATAGCGGCCATCAAGGCCCTGCCAGTGGGGGAACTGGCGGACAAGGACTGCGCCCTGTTTCTCTGGATCACCTTCCCCATGCTGCGGGAGGCCTGGGGCGTCATGGACGCCTGGGGCTTCACCTTCAAGACCGTGGCCTTCGTCTGGATCAAGCAGTGCCGGAAGTCGGACGGCCTGTTCACCGGCATGGGCTACTGGACGCGGGCCAACGCGGAGATCTGCCTGCTGGCGACCCGCGGACGCCCGAAGCGGGCGGCGCGGGATGTGAAGCAGGTCATCCTCTCCCATGTGGAACGGCACAGCCAGAAACCGGAGGAGGCGCGGCGGCGGATCGAAGCCCTCATGGGGGGACGTGCCCCGCATTGA
- a CDS encoding transposase, with product MAVFRIEKTRDYTVMSNYHLRDRSLSLKAKGLLSLMLSLPEDWDYTMKGLARICKDGIDSISGGIRELEAHGYLVRARVRNENGQLGSIEYTILEQPKEPAQTPAPIREKPIRENPIQVKPMLDAPIQENPAQLNTKEQNKELSITQGSSPIPSSPPTPREKSRIGRDRMRERESCREIILENIDYDILTQDEKLDRDRLDELVELMVDTVCSNREMIRIAGDDYPAEVVKSRFLKIDSSHIEYVLERMRENTTYVRNIKKYLLAALYNAPVTMDSYYTSLVSHDLYGSGDRR from the coding sequence ATGGCAGTTTTCCGCATCGAAAAGACCAGAGATTACACGGTCATGTCCAACTACCACCTGCGGGACAGGTCGCTGTCCCTGAAAGCGAAGGGACTGCTGTCCCTCATGCTGTCGCTGCCGGAGGACTGGGACTACACCATGAAGGGGCTTGCCCGCATCTGCAAGGACGGCATTGACAGCATCAGCGGCGGGATCCGGGAGCTGGAGGCGCACGGCTATCTCGTCCGGGCGCGCGTCCGCAACGAGAACGGGCAGCTTGGCTCCATCGAGTACACCATTTTGGAGCAGCCGAAGGAACCGGCACAGACGCCCGCGCCTATCCGGGAAAAACCTATACGGGAAAATCCAATACAGGTGAAGCCAATGTTGGATGCCCCAATTCAGGAGAACCCCGCCCAATTAAATACTAAAGAACAAAATAAAGAATTATCAATTACGCAAGGATCAAGTCCTATCCCATCAAGTCCCCCTACCCCCAGAGAAAAAAGCAGGATCGGACGGGACAGGATGCGGGAGCGCGAGAGCTGCCGGGAGATCATTTTGGAGAATATCGACTACGATATCCTTACCCAGGATGAAAAGCTGGACAGGGACCGCCTGGACGAGCTGGTGGAGCTCATGGTGGATACCGTCTGCTCCAACCGGGAGATGATCCGTATCGCCGGGGACGACTACCCCGCCGAGGTGGTGAAGTCCCGGTTCTTGAAGATCGACAGCTCCCACATTGAGTATGTGCTGGAACGGATGCGGGAGAATACCACCTATGTCCGCAATATCAAGAAGTACCTGCTGGCGGCGCTGTATAACGCGCCGGTCACGATGGACAGCTACTACACATCCCTTGTCAGCCATGACCTGTACGGCAGCGGAGATCGGAGGTGA